The region AAGAGCTTATGACTTAAACTCGGTAAACATTAATAAATTAAAAGATATTATTCCTGTTTTTGAAGCTGCAGTGAAAAGAACTTCAGAAGAACATCAAAATATTTTAGAAGCCACAATTCAAGAACATTATACAAGCATCCATAATGCCGTAAAATGGCGTTTTTATGATGCTGCAGAGAAATATCACGAAGAGCATAAAACGAATGAAAACGTAAAATTAGAGCAAATTGTGTTTAACGATGTATATCCTTTATACGGCCAGAGTGATATAAAAGGCTCATCGGAAGCAAGAAATAATGCAATTCAAGAAGATTTAAGTACGCAATTATCTTTGGCCATTAATGTTTTAAAAGATGCCTGCAAAAGCGAATCTTTACCAATTTACAATGAATTGATGTTTAGAGTATCTACATACTTAAAGGATGTAAAAAAAGGTTTACATGCTGGCGACGAAATAAATATTTTAGAGTTTTTAAAACAAGATATTTATCCTGTTTTTAATCATATTAAAAAAATAAATAGCACGCTTTCTAAGAAAGTAAGTATTTATATGGAACGTTTAGACAAAGAATTGGGCGTTGTTTATGAGAAAAGAAAAAATTACGAAAACAGTGTAACTATTTTAAATAGTAAGCTTGCCAAATACATTGATAAAAAACAGCAAGAAGCTCAAAAAATGTACCCGCATTACTTTGAAAGATATATAACCGATGGTATTGAATTTAATATGTACATAGGGCAATCTATTACTAGAGAAGATACGTATGATGCTATTTATCTCCATAACTTACGTTTATGGCAATTGCAAACCCTATGTGAAATGGAAAACATTGCTTTTAATGAACTTAAAAACATGGAGCAAGAATTAAGAGTTGCTTCCCTTATTTTGTTGCATAGCACTCCTTTGGCTATAAAATTTAGAATGGATGAAAAGCAATTTGATGTTGATGGTGCCTATAACATTCGTTATGAAATTATTAAAAAAAGAATTGATAAAGCACATATAAAAGGAACGGATGAACGTTTAACTACTCCGGGCAAATTGGCCATTGTGTACTCACAAGATAAAGATGCGTTAGAGTATGTAAAATACATCAACTTTTTGCAATCCAAAAATCAATTGGGTACCATAGAGTTTTTGGAACTAGAAGATTTACAAGGCGTTTCCGGTTTAAAAGCACTGAGGGTTGAAGTTATATATCAAAAAGATTTTGACGAGAAAAACACCATTACTTTTAATGATTTAATCAAAGAAATTGAAGCTTAAATTTATAAAAACGTTCCTGTTTCTTGTATTTTAAAAGCAATTGCAAACGTTAAAACACTTACAATAATACCAATCATAAAGACGGTATAGGTAAGTCTTAATATTTTATATTTTCTATTTAAGACCAAGCCTAAAAAATATAAATCTTTGGTGAGAGATCCATATAAATAATCTCTGTCTTGCATCATTTCTGAAATACCCCACTCAAAATCTGATAATTCCATTTGATGAAAATTACCAAAGAACAATAAGTTTACTTTTTTATTGGCAACATCTTCCTTTGTAAACTTACCTTGTGTTACATTGGGTCTTGTTGCTAAAATTGATAAAATAATAGAGGCAACCGTAAAAATTATAAAGACAACTGTTGGTAATATTAAGTAATTATTTGAAGGATTATCTAGTTTTGGCAACAAATTAGACAATGCCAAAGATACGATAATGGCGTTTACAGAAAGTAAAATATTGGCTTTTGTATCTGCAATATTACTTAGTGTCATATGGTTTTTTAACGCGACTCTAAACATCGTTTCTACACCTCTTTCTGGAACGTTGCTTTTATTTTTTTTAAGGTCTAAAGCTTCTTTTTTCTTCTTATTCTTCTTTAATTCGTCTTCTAATTTCTTTTGATTTATAAGTAATTTAGATAAATTTTTGTCTTTTCCTTTGGTCCAGTTTTTTAAAGCATACTCTGAATGATATTTATGTACATTAATCAAAAAATCAATATTAGTAGCAAGCCATTCAGCATCCGTAAATTTTTTATTTGCTAGTGTTTCCCACTCTCTTCTTAGCAATGCTGATTTATCATCAAAAGTTTTATCTCCTAAATGCGCACAATCTGAGTCTGTAATTATTTTTTCTAAATCATTTGCGGGTTTATGCCCCATTTTAGTAGCCATAATTAAAGCTGAAATTGCTTCAATTCTTTTAACTTCTACCTTTTTTTCTTGTAAAAATTGCGTCAGAATTTTAACACTTTCCTGTTCATGGTTTTCTGCTCCTTTTATAAAACCTGTATCATGAAACCATGCGGCAACTAATAAGTTTTCTGCATCTTGTTCAGAAAGTTTTAGAGAATCAATAAAACCTTGAACTTCTTTAACAACTCTTTGTGTATGAGCTAAATTGTGATACACAAATTTATTACTTAGCTTTTTACTAAATAAATCAAAAATGTATTTTTCTGCTTCTTTAACAAGTATACTCATTCTAATTTCATTTTAAATTCTAAAATAAATACAAAGAGTTGGTCAATAAGTTAAAATATTTTAATTTATCGAGTAGCTATAATCTAAACCGAATATGGTAACATCTCGTGGTAATCTTACGATAATACTTCGTTCATAACGATAATATATTCCAAATTTCCCGAACTTCTTTAAATTATAACTAGTCCCAAAAGTTAATCTATATTTACTATAACGCATGGCTTCACCTTTACGGAACCTGTGAAAAGCTTCGGCTGAAAACTCTGGATCTAAAGGCCATTTTCTAATGTTATATTCTAAACCTGTTTTAAATCGTAAGTTTTCACTAGGAATATCTCCTTCTGCTTCGCCAACACCCAACTGGTTCTTGTTTTGATATCGAAATCTATGGGATACCTCAAACCTGTTGATATCATATTTATAAGATAGATCTAAATTATATCTAAAATGATTCTCATAGCCTTGTATTTTACCTTGATCATCGTTCTCATTTATATGCCTTAGACCAACACCTATTTCAAAGTTATCAAATAGCTCATATTCTATATTAAATTGAGAGAAATACTCTTCTATGGTTGTGGCATTATCTTTTAATCTAATATTTTGCTCTACACCAACTTTTAGTTTTTTTCCAATAGAATAATCTACACCTACTGAACTCCAAAATGCGAAGTCATTCGTGTCTTCTAATTGAGAAAAAGCAGTATTTGTGCATACCAGCAAACAAAATAGTACCTGAAAAAAAGTTAATTTAAAATATTTTGCAATTTTCATATTCTTACTTAGAATTATTTATTGTAATGATAAATTCTTATTTCAGCAGAATCTTTCAAAAAATCAACTTTCCCAATGGTTAATTTATTAATAACCAAACCTGTTCTATTTTCTAAATCTTCTTTCAATAAATCGTAATTTTCTGGCTTAATATTATCTATATTCTCGTAAACGATGTCTTTATAAATCTGATGCTTAGAATGCCAAACTTTTTCTAAAATTGCGATTGCACCAACCACCATCAAGTTTCCGAATAAAACCTCAAAATAGCTCATTTTTTTATTTACAAAAGCATTCATGATAGAAACACCAATGACCACAAATAAATACGTCATTTCTTTGATGGCTATGGAATCTGTTCGATACCGAATGATACCAAAAATAGCAAAAAGACCCAAAGCTAAGCCAATATCCAATTTATATTTTTTTAATGTAAAGCACAGCAGAAAAACCACAATACCAATTAAGTAATATGTAAATACATAACTTTTATCGCCAGTTACAGAATAATATAACCACCTAATAATTAGGGTTAAGAATGCAATATTAACAGTGAATAAAAATGCTAATTTAAAAAAATCATCATCAAATAAAGGGACATTAAGAAACTCCATAGTTAGGCAGAAATTTTATCTATTTTAATTAACTTTTGTTTGAACAAATTATACTTCAATTCTTTATACAAATTAACCATTCCTATACAATACTTACTAATACTATAGGGATTATATCTATATTTTTTTAATACTTTAACAACGGTAGACTTTCGGTCAAATTTGCGCTGTTTTACTTCTATTACAACTAAATTATGATACTTTTTTTCTTGGTCTTTTATGGAATATGATAAATTTAGATCAATCGTAGCTCTCTCATTGTCTTTAACATTAGCGAGTGTTATTCTTTTAAAACTATTCCATAAACTTGGTTGTAAATCAAACTTTTTAGAAGTGGTTTTAAAAATAAAATCTTTTAACTCTTGCGATAAATCTAAATCAAAATCTGGAATTCTTATCCTCGATTTATTTGTTTCTCCCTTTCCATTTTTCTGCTTTATTTCTAAAAAAGTTAGATCAGAATCTACATATTTACGTTGTCTTATTTTGGTTCTATGCACCCTTCCATTATGATGATCGAAATAGAATTTAAATTTAGATGTATCAAAATAAACAGAAGAATAGTTCATAATTCTTCTATCTTTTATCTCTAAAACGCGATAATCTTCCTTTAAATCATTTAAAATTTGATCTAAAGAATGTATATTTATGGTGTATTTAGTATCTGTTCTTTTCATTAAAGAAACAGCATCCATACCTTCTAGAGAAATACTTTCGAAACGATTAATTGTAGCAAAAATTTTTTCTAGTACTGTATCTTCTTTTTTAGTCTCCATGAATTCTATGAATCAAAATTGTAATGCCTACACCCGAGCAATAATATTTTTTTTGTTCCTTATTTTTTTATTATTTTTCTATTCATGGTCTTGTTATTAGACGATATTTTTACTAGGTAAACACCGCTTGAAAAAGTGCTCATGTCAATCAATAAATTTGAAGAATCAGTAGCATCCCTGTAAACTAACTTACCAAAAACATTATAAATTGATACTGCATCAATCACTTGACTTGCATGAATTTTTATCTGATCATTAGTAGGATTAGGAAAAACTTTTAAGTCTTGCATGGCATCAAAGGTCTCTGTAGAAAGCGCAGTTTCTATACCCTCAACAGCTATATTGTTTAACAAAACAACTTTACCATCATCCGCAGTCATATTTGCACCACCAAAACGAATTCTTACCTTAAAATTTGGGTTGTTATTGGCTAAAGCTACATTAGAAAAATCTATTTCTTTCTTTTCATATTGTGCTGTAATAGTGGGTGAATACGAAATATTAGTTGCGATCCAATTGGATCCATTCCAATAATCAACAATTAAGCTTTGCGCTGCTCCATCAGAATTTATGGCAAAAGAAACTTTTATTTCTTTAAAGTTGGTTGTTGCCAAATTTAACTGAATCGTATTTTCTAAACTACCAGACCTAAAAGGTTGCTTTACCTGCAACCCTCTCATTACTATTGAGTTATATGGAGTGTCGTTATTTGCAAAAGCACTGTAATTTATAGATGTCGGTGCATTCTTTCTTTCTAAAGATGCTTTTCTCCAATTTGGATTTGTACTTGTAAAAGGATAACCGCTTAAGGACGAAGTATACACCAATTCTGCCGTTAAATTATTTCTAGAATACGTAGAATTTACTGTTTCTAGTGGAGTATCATTGGGTATATTTCTGTCGAACAACCAAAAATAGGCTAGATGAGAGAAATCATCAATCACATCATAATTAGCTTGAATTTGCATATTACTAGTAGGCGTAACTGTAATCACGCTATTTGTTGAACTAACATCTCCTGACCAATTCGAAAAAGAATATCCTGGTTTTGCTTTTGCTTCTAAAGTTATAGGAACACCATTAAAATAGTCACCCGTCCATGGATACGGATTTTCATCAACACCTACTGTTGAAGCATTAATATCTATGGTATTTATTTTAATATGACCTGCTTGGTCGTCAGAAACGTTCAATTCTAAACCAACTGTATTTGTAAAACCAAATAAAGTATTTATTTGACCTTTTAATTCATCAGGTCTTTTTTCTATCCATTTTAAAAGTGCTTCTTTATCTTCATTTTCATAAAATTCAAGTCTAGGCGCACGGTTTTCGTCTTCCTCTAAAATAGGACTAATTTCATCGAAAGTCTCATTTACAACAGATTTAAAACGTGCTTCTTTAAATGCGGTATTTAAAACATCTGCAAAACGGTTTATAAACTTAAACTTAAACTCCTCATTATCTAGCAAATGCCCCATCAATGAACTGTTTATAGAATTATCTCTACCCTCTTCTTCATCTGCGTGCTTTTCTAACCAATTGGCATCATCACTTTTTAAAGCTGCTTCAAAGTCTTGAGTAGTTAAACGCCACTTACCATCTCCAAAACCGTCATTTACTTTTGTTCTTGCTTTCCAGTATTTTATTTCGTAACTATCATCTTCTGCGAAGATTGATAATAAAACATGGTTTATAAATGAATCAATATCTAAAAGCTTTTCTACTTGTGTATAATTAGCCGGCGTAGCCATGTTATTTTCAATAATAAAATCTCTAAAATCTTCATAACTAGCATAATCTGTGTCATCACCTTCATCAATTTCACATTTACCAACTTTACAATCCACAATGACAATATTGTCTTCATCTAAATCAAAGTTGTTTGCAAAATGAAATCTATCCATACGGTCTCTTAAAGCAGTAATTCCCCAAAATTCGCCATTAAAAAAATGAACGGCAGCTTCAATCCTGGTAACTCCATTAAAAATAGGTTGCATTAAACGGCTAAAAACAACGTCATAGGCTACTTCGCCACCGGCACCATTACCTCTTAAAAGCAAACGCTTAAAATTGTCATTATACACATTGGGCGCTCCTGGTATTTGTTGTTTGAATAAATCATGATCAAAATCATTTTCTCCGTAACTGTCTCTTGCATACAAACGAAGATTCTTTATAATATCTTGTCTAGAATTATTTCCATGAATTCTAAAACCTGCATCCGCATTCATTACTGAACTTAAACTAACATCAAAAAATTGAACGTTTATAGGATATTCCCAAGTAGCTCCGCTTCTCCAATAATTATTAAATTCTGGTCTCCACGATTGATTGTTCGTTGGGTTTTCGGTTCTCCAAGTATCAAAATCAACACCTGCAGTATAAATACCATCATTGTAATCAAATAGATGTTTTTCGTTGGTTTGTAAAGATACAACAGGCAAATTATATGGGTTTCCGCCACTCCAAACAAAAAATGTTTTCGAGGAAGTTTTAGACCCCACACCATTCACAAAGGTTCGTGCTTTTACCACCGTTGCTTTTCTTACTGGATTTGGCGGGGTATGCAAGGGTCTTTGAACTGTATTCTTATTC is a window of Polaribacter litorisediminis DNA encoding:
- a CDS encoding GAF domain-containing protein yields the protein MKIIKSHLDSEKELPLQLKISFQKVFVLFKKYAGSEFLQHPYHSAAKKMLLLFEKHPELNEGFSDYSLLETYKDEIDLLLNPLFPEPLLLNEIKAVTVPFSFISFKFTDRFENIINNAGDDYRLKVTNFEDDSMYIVACTFILANVHGYHVDVKRPFYFNIPDKTTGTMKYYRATYNADFSEIIATKDAPKITEEDFKELLNNFDNIELWKEKIPPNSYIFKGFGLMSLFDVTSEEMLSSIKANLLAGGPNLVKKLQNNLRDFYALKDLKLGFSIFDKINSKICETVTKKTNSLILEQHTEISCDKRYFCDGIIQKVFTNNETFIISDVEEYGNNTDKNPFYKNLHNSGIKSILLIPIQSSINGNLALLEIASPRAYDLNSVNINKLKDIIPVFEAAVKRTSEEHQNILEATIQEHYTSIHNAVKWRFYDAAEKYHEEHKTNENVKLEQIVFNDVYPLYGQSDIKGSSEARNNAIQEDLSTQLSLAINVLKDACKSESLPIYNELMFRVSTYLKDVKKGLHAGDEINILEFLKQDIYPVFNHIKKINSTLSKKVSIYMERLDKELGVVYEKRKNYENSVTILNSKLAKYIDKKQQEAQKMYPHYFERYITDGIEFNMYIGQSITREDTYDAIYLHNLRLWQLQTLCEMENIAFNELKNMEQELRVASLILLHSTPLAIKFRMDEKQFDVDGAYNIRYEIIKKRIDKAHIKGTDERLTTPGKLAIVYSQDKDALEYVKYINFLQSKNQLGTIEFLELEDLQGVSGLKALRVEVIYQKDFDEKNTITFNDLIKEIEA
- a CDS encoding Pycsar system effector family protein, whose amino-acid sequence is MSILVKEAEKYIFDLFSKKLSNKFVYHNLAHTQRVVKEVQGFIDSLKLSEQDAENLLVAAWFHDTGFIKGAENHEQESVKILTQFLQEKKVEVKRIEAISALIMATKMGHKPANDLEKIITDSDCAHLGDKTFDDKSALLRREWETLANKKFTDAEWLATNIDFLINVHKYHSEYALKNWTKGKDKNLSKLLINQKKLEDELKKNKKKKEALDLKKNKSNVPERGVETMFRVALKNHMTLSNIADTKANILLSVNAIIVSLALSNLLPKLDNPSNNYLILPTVVFIIFTVASIILSILATRPNVTQGKFTKEDVANKKVNLLFFGNFHQMELSDFEWGISEMMQDRDYLYGSLTKDLYFLGLVLNRKYKILRLTYTVFMIGIIVSVLTFAIAFKIQETGTFL
- a CDS encoding DUF2490 domain-containing protein, whose product is MKIAKYFKLTFFQVLFCLLVCTNTAFSQLEDTNDFAFWSSVGVDYSIGKKLKVGVEQNIRLKDNATTIEEYFSQFNIEYELFDNFEIGVGLRHINENDDQGKIQGYENHFRYNLDLSYKYDINRFEVSHRFRYQNKNQLGVGEAEGDIPSENLRFKTGLEYNIRKWPLDPEFSAEAFHRFRKGEAMRYSKYRLTFGTSYNLKKFGKFGIYYRYERSIIVRLPRDVTIFGLDYSYSIN
- a CDS encoding DUF4956 domain-containing protein — protein: MEFLNVPLFDDDFFKLAFLFTVNIAFLTLIIRWLYYSVTGDKSYVFTYYLIGIVVFLLCFTLKKYKLDIGLALGLFAIFGIIRYRTDSIAIKEMTYLFVVIGVSIMNAFVNKKMSYFEVLFGNLMVVGAIAILEKVWHSKHQIYKDIVYENIDNIKPENYDLLKEDLENRTGLVINKLTIGKVDFLKDSAEIRIYHYNK
- a CDS encoding polyphosphate polymerase domain-containing protein, translated to METKKEDTVLEKIFATINRFESISLEGMDAVSLMKRTDTKYTINIHSLDQILNDLKEDYRVLEIKDRRIMNYSSVYFDTSKFKFYFDHHNGRVHRTKIRQRKYVDSDLTFLEIKQKNGKGETNKSRIRIPDFDLDLSQELKDFIFKTTSKKFDLQPSLWNSFKRITLANVKDNERATIDLNLSYSIKDQEKKYHNLVVIEVKQRKFDRKSTVVKVLKKYRYNPYSISKYCIGMVNLYKELKYNLFKQKLIKIDKISA
- a CDS encoding lamin tail domain-containing protein — its product is MIHPNFKIKYITLLLILFFNVFSSFAQNDVSINEMMSSNGVTVADEDGDFNDWIEIYNYGSTPINLFGYGLSDDVTEPFKWVFPTVTIQPKSFLLVWASGKNRINASLPLHTSFKISAGGEELVLTKANGTKLSEVPALALERDTSYGRSVDGNGSLEVFGAPTPNASNTGTIPVATEKISINEFMTANEDTNADNDGDFEDWIEIYNYGTTTINLAEFGLSNDRDDLFKWKFPATILLPNQYILVWASGKNRAAPGQQLHTNFNISSGNDILFLTNKNGALVSGTPVVYLEPGVSYGKQPDGTGSWVYFDEPTPGSSNITAGSNTLIKPPAFSHKSGLHASAFDLTLTSENLNSVIIYTLDGSEPDINNLSGTSFNYKNEYPFEIGESFGPLLSETFTSKTYSAPIRIVDRSNDPDKLANKNTVQRPLHTPPNPVRKATVVKARTFVNGVGSKTSSKTFFVWSGGNPYNLPVVSLQTNEKHLFDYNDGIYTAGVDFDTWRTENPTNNQSWRPEFNNYWRSGATWEYPINVQFFDVSLSSVMNADAGFRIHGNNSRQDIIKNLRLYARDSYGENDFDHDLFKQQIPGAPNVYNDNFKRLLLRGNGAGGEVAYDVVFSRLMQPIFNGVTRIEAAVHFFNGEFWGITALRDRMDRFHFANNFDLDEDNIVIVDCKVGKCEIDEGDDTDYASYEDFRDFIIENNMATPANYTQVEKLLDIDSFINHVLLSIFAEDDSYEIKYWKARTKVNDGFGDGKWRLTTQDFEAALKSDDANWLEKHADEEEGRDNSINSSLMGHLLDNEEFKFKFINRFADVLNTAFKEARFKSVVNETFDEISPILEEDENRAPRLEFYENEDKEALLKWIEKRPDELKGQINTLFGFTNTVGLELNVSDDQAGHIKINTIDINASTVGVDENPYPWTGDYFNGVPITLEAKAKPGYSFSNWSGDVSSTNSVITVTPTSNMQIQANYDVIDDFSHLAYFWLFDRNIPNDTPLETVNSTYSRNNLTAELVYTSSLSGYPFTSTNPNWRKASLERKNAPTSINYSAFANNDTPYNSIVMRGLQVKQPFRSGSLENTIQLNLATTNFKEIKVSFAINSDGAAQSLIVDYWNGSNWIATNISYSPTITAQYEKKEIDFSNVALANNNPNFKVRIRFGGANMTADDGKVVLLNNIAVEGIETALSTETFDAMQDLKVFPNPTNDQIKIHASQVIDAVSIYNVFGKLVYRDATDSSNLLIDMSTFSSGVYLVKISSNNKTMNRKIIKK